Proteins encoded by one window of Paroedura picta isolate Pp20150507F chromosome 9, Ppicta_v3.0, whole genome shotgun sequence:
- the MRPL53 gene encoding large ribosomal subunit protein mL53, with product MAYVLPKKAGVVLGQVKSVVVRFCPFEANVESTRNFLQCLYTKKAYVSNSNCDLKAEVKHDGSEPVINVQFADGEELIMKGANLTTLEMLQAFKSRCAAKAPKVQEKTQKKNP from the exons ATGGCCTACGTGCTGCCCAAAAAGGCCGGCGTGGTTCTCGGCCAGGTGAAGAGTGTCGTGGTGCGCTTCTGCCCCTTCGAGGCCAACGTGGAGAGCACCAG AAACTTCCTTCAGTGTTTATACACGAAGAAAGCCTATGTATCCAACAGCAACTGTGATTTGAAAGCAGAAGTGAAGCACGATGGATCAGAACCAGTAATAAATGTTCAATTCG CTGATGGTGAAGAACTGATTATGAAAGGCGCCAACTTGACAACTTTAGAAATGTTGCAGGCATTCAAATCTAGATGTGCAGCCAAGGCACCGAAGGTACAAGAGAAAactcagaaaaaaaacccttga